From a single Pirellulales bacterium genomic region:
- a CDS encoding integrase core domain-containing protein, with amino-acid sequence MATIFNSLVMLLAGATQKELARQIKYLKVENEVLRSRLPERIHVTPRERSRLLKFAGNLPAKALKQLVTIVHPDTLLRWLREERRRRNPTPIVTRGRPKTAVQIRRLILKLARENRWGYTRIMGELKKLGIQPPSPTWNTFLAEHVRDIAAIDFFVVPTATFRLLYVFFVLSHDRRRILHFNVTANPTAEWTAQQIAEAFPFETAPRLLVRDRDSIYGDAFKRRVESLDIDEVVTAARSPWQNPYAERFVGTARRECLNHFIILNERHLKRLISKFLGYYHGSRTHQGLDGDCPEHRKVEPPELGPVVSVPLVGGLHHRYTRTAA; translated from the coding sequence ATGGCGACAATCTTTAATTCGCTGGTGATGCTCCTTGCCGGTGCCACGCAAAAGGAACTGGCCCGGCAGATCAAATACTTGAAGGTCGAGAACGAGGTTCTGAGGAGCCGCTTGCCGGAGCGCATCCACGTGACGCCCCGCGAGCGGTCCCGGCTGCTCAAGTTCGCCGGAAACCTGCCCGCCAAGGCGCTGAAGCAGTTGGTCACGATCGTGCATCCCGATACGCTCTTGCGCTGGCTGCGGGAGGAGCGGCGGCGACGGAACCCGACCCCAATCGTAACCCGCGGTCGCCCCAAGACGGCTGTGCAGATCCGCCGCCTGATCTTGAAGCTGGCCCGGGAGAATCGCTGGGGCTACACACGGATCATGGGCGAACTCAAGAAATTGGGCATTCAGCCGCCGTCGCCAACGTGGAATACCTTCTTGGCGGAGCACGTCCGGGACATCGCGGCAATCGACTTCTTCGTCGTGCCGACGGCGACGTTTCGACTCTTGTACGTGTTCTTTGTCCTGTCCCACGATCGCCGACGGATTCTGCATTTCAACGTCACGGCCAATCCCACGGCCGAGTGGACGGCCCAGCAAATCGCCGAGGCGTTTCCCTTCGAAACGGCGCCTCGCTTGTTGGTGCGCGACCGCGATTCGATCTACGGCGACGCCTTCAAACGCCGGGTCGAGAGCCTGGACATCGACGAGGTCGTGACAGCGGCCAGATCGCCGTGGCAGAATCCCTACGCCGAACGCTTCGTGGGAACCGCCCGACGGGAATGCCTCAACCACTTCATCATTCTGAACGAGCGGCATCTCAAGCGGCTAATCTCGAAATTCTTGGGCTACTACCACGGTTCGCGGACGCATCAAGGTCTGGACGGGGACTGTCCCGAGCATCGCAAAGTGGAGCCGCCCGAACTCGGCCCGGTTGTTAGCGTACCCTTGGTCGGCGGATTGCATCACCGCTACACCCGCACCGCAGCGTGA
- a CDS encoding RHS repeat-associated core domain-containing protein: protein MTIDGIYYTGRDRDYGYDSRGQLTSVVETIPTPFTVTTQTYAYDKNGNRTATNGVAATIGANNRLTNDGTYSYTYDDEGNLLSRTTIATGVRREYAWDHRNRLAAVVHRPSVGGAATAVEFYAYDVFNRRVRRDLDTNGDLNPESRELYVYDGDDVLLDFTDADANGAALPALARRYLHGPAVDQVLAQENVGGETYWLLGDHLNSTHDLVRWDAGTGRTVVAGHQVYDAFGTPVDQAYLTRYQFTGREYDSATGQQYNRARWYSPHAGRWMSEDPIGFAARDANLSRYVGNQPTNYSDPTGKFWPIIGGVIAGIIYLLDPNNSNAPGPGDGTLPDDPHGGLPAATAAGLGVGLGGSMAGGVLGKCTVRATEKAVAELATKIQFTATTARHMAEAGRYVPRHILAQAILHGQRMADPQGAAGAVKIVQEVCVNGKIKTLEIIWREADNMILHFLYK from the coding sequence GTGACGATCGACGGGATCTACTACACCGGCCGGGACCGCGACTATGGCTACGACAGCCGCGGCCAGTTGACGAGCGTCGTCGAGACGATCCCGACGCCGTTCACCGTCACCACGCAGACCTACGCCTATGACAAGAACGGCAACCGCACCGCAACCAACGGCGTGGCCGCGACCATCGGCGCCAACAATCGCCTGACGAACGACGGGACCTACAGCTACACCTACGACGACGAAGGGAACCTGCTCAGCCGCACGACGATCGCCACCGGTGTGCGGCGGGAGTATGCCTGGGATCACCGCAACCGCCTGGCGGCCGTGGTCCATCGGCCCAGCGTGGGCGGCGCGGCGACGGCGGTCGAGTTTTATGCCTACGACGTGTTCAATCGCCGTGTGCGCCGCGACCTCGACACCAATGGCGATCTCAATCCCGAGTCTCGCGAGCTGTATGTCTACGACGGCGACGACGTGCTGCTGGACTTCACCGACGCGGACGCCAACGGGGCGGCGCTGCCCGCGCTGGCCCGCCGCTACCTGCACGGGCCGGCGGTCGATCAGGTGCTGGCCCAAGAAAACGTCGGCGGCGAGACGTATTGGCTTCTGGGCGACCACCTGAACTCGACACACGACCTGGTCCGCTGGGACGCGGGGACTGGGCGCACGGTGGTCGCCGGCCACCAGGTCTACGACGCCTTCGGCACGCCGGTCGACCAAGCCTACCTGACGCGCTACCAGTTCACCGGCCGCGAATATGACTCCGCGACCGGCCAGCAGTACAATCGAGCACGCTGGTACAGCCCCCACGCCGGGCGGTGGATGAGCGAGGACCCGATCGGGTTTGCGGCGCGAGATGCGAATCTGAGTCGGTATGTGGGGAATCAGCCTACGAACTATTCGGATCCCACAGGTAAATTTTGGCCAATCATCGGCGGAGTGATTGCGGGCATAATCTATTTACTTGATCCGAACAATTCGAATGCGCCAGGGCCCGGTGATGGAACATTGCCCGACGATCCGCATGGCGGGTTGCCAGCCGCAACTGCTGCTGGTTTGGGAGTAGGGCTCGGCGGCTCGATGGCCGGTGGAGTTTTGGGAAAATGCACCGTAAGAGCCACGGAAAAGGCAGTAGCTGAGCTGGCAACGAAGATTCAATTCACAGCAACGACAGCTCGACACATGGCTGAAGCCGGTAGATATGTTCCTCGACATATACTTGCCCAAGCCATTCTGCACGGGCAACGAATGGCGGACCCACAAGGCGCTGCCGGCGCAGTGAAGATAGTACAAGAAGTATGCGTAAACGGAAAAATTAAGACTCTTGAAATAATTTGGCGAGAAGCAGATAATATGATTCTCCATTTCTTATACAAATGA
- a CDS encoding RHS repeat-associated core domain-containing protein: protein MDQLLAQENVGDKTLWLLGDHQNSTQDIVWYDAAAGASAPLEHLVYDAYGKPYQQAASALTRYMYTGREYDGDTKLQYNRARWYDPNAGRWISEDPIGFAAGDANLNRYVGNGPTSYRDPFGLEPYSGGRWNLDGLFRWLYTGDANAPDDVYEQATIAAGAAYLQHGGDAHQAFDIVSDFDRGILSDCVDSILTALEGEDLHLQVMQNSSPWLANINQLTEIASALQGTPKRGGPILGSIDDANDSLKKKRPGSPGHPDHKAGVEKDRLELLLEIGPGERVKTQKRIEGHDSTRIPDNQIVGPDNKTRKIIERERRPTHKRNCEREAEYDRLEIPHETRPVEGL from the coding sequence GTGGATCAGCTCTTGGCGCAGGAGAACGTCGGCGACAAGACGCTGTGGCTGTTGGGCGATCACCAGAATTCGACCCAGGACATCGTCTGGTACGACGCCGCAGCCGGGGCCAGCGCTCCGTTGGAGCATCTGGTCTACGACGCCTACGGCAAGCCGTACCAGCAAGCCGCCAGCGCGCTGACCCGCTACATGTACACGGGCCGCGAATACGACGGCGACACCAAGCTGCAGTACAATCGAGCCCGCTGGTACGACCCAAACGCCGGCCGCTGGATCAGCGAGGACCCAATCGGCTTCGCCGCGGGGGACGCGAATCTTAATCGGTACGTGGGGAACGGGCCGACGTCCTACCGCGATCCGTTTGGGCTTGAGCCGTATTCAGGCGGTCGCTGGAATCTGGACGGCCTATTTCGATGGCTGTATACCGGAGACGCCAATGCACCGGACGACGTCTATGAACAAGCGACAATCGCGGCCGGCGCCGCGTACTTGCAGCATGGAGGCGATGCACATCAAGCCTTTGATATTGTCTCTGACTTCGATCGTGGCATCCTCTCGGACTGCGTCGATTCGATTCTTACGGCGCTCGAAGGCGAGGACCTGCATCTACAGGTCATGCAGAATTCCAGCCCTTGGCTGGCGAACATCAACCAGCTCACCGAAATCGCTTCGGCTCTGCAAGGCACGCCGAAGCGCGGCGGGCCGATCTTGGGCTCAATCGATGATGCGAATGACTCGCTGAAGAAGAAGCGCCCCGGCTCGCCGGGGCACCCCGACCACAAGGCTGGCGTGGAAAAGGATCGACTAGAATTGCTTCTCGAGATTGGACCAGGCGAACGAGTCAAGACGCAAAAAAGGATTGAAGGGCATGATTCAACGCGAATTCCCGATAATCAAATCGTCGGACCAGACAACAAGACTCGCAAAATCATTGAACGAGAGCGACGCCCAACTCACAAGCGAAACTGCGAGCGCGAGGCGGAGTACGACCGCCTTGAAATACCACACGAGACGCGTCCCGTCGAAGGCCTGTAG
- a CDS encoding AHH domain-containing protein — translation MLYAYDVFNRRVRRDLDTNGDLNPESRELYVYDGDDVLLDFTDSDANGAALPALARRYLHGPAVDQVLAQENVGGETYWLLGDHLNSTHDLVRWDAAAGRTVVGGHQVYDAFGSPVDQNYLTRYQFTGREYDSATGQQYNRARWYSPHAGRWMSEDPLGFAAGDANLIRYVGNQPTLLVDPSGLKSPFLEIVQELVDRSVRHLYQIHHIVPSSVFNERDLGQWLTNIGFRANCAANLIALPNNAGRAAGVAGHASLHEGRHLDEYADMVRERLRQIQKEHSTGQITGDIAKSHVDTLVQDIREGLQNGTIALSQADRDRLASGEVLSIAGLVAVRQESTHDECMRITAPLTASHYFNTDSWGGWLSGLAIDSFNPVDTMIELMNLRHSLGLDKYDGGLDPETGLPPFPPYSF, via the coding sequence GTGCTCTACGCCTACGACGTGTTCAATCGCCGCGTGCGCCGCGACCTCGACACCAATGGCGATCTCAATCCCGAGTCGCGCGAGCTGTACGTCTACGACGGCGACGACGTGCTGCTGGACTTCACCGACTCGGACGCCAACGGGGCGGCGCTGCCTGCGCTGGCCCGCCGCTACCTGCACGGTCCGGCGGTCGATCAGGTGCTGGCCCAAGAAAACGTTGGCGGCGAGACGTATTGGCTCCTCGGCGACCACCTGAACTCGACGCACGACCTGGTCCGCTGGGACGCCGCGGCCGGGCGGACCGTGGTCGGCGGCCACCAGGTCTACGACGCCTTCGGCTCGCCGGTCGATCAAAACTACCTGACCCGCTACCAGTTCACCGGCCGCGAATATGACTCGGCCACCGGCCAGCAGTACAATCGAGCACGCTGGTACAGCCCCCACGCCGGCCGCTGGATGAGCGAAGACCCCCTCGGCTTCGCCGCGGGGGATGCGAATCTGATTCGGTATGTGGGGAATCAGCCGACACTGCTGGTGGATCCGAGCGGACTCAAGTCTCCGTTCTTAGAAATCGTGCAGGAACTCGTAGATCGCTCGGTGCGCCACCTGTATCAGATACATCACATTGTTCCGAGCTCGGTGTTTAACGAACGAGACCTTGGACAGTGGCTCACGAACATTGGATTTAGGGCCAACTGCGCTGCGAATCTTATTGCTCTACCCAACAACGCCGGTCGCGCGGCGGGGGTCGCTGGTCATGCAAGCCTACACGAAGGGCGGCACCTCGACGAATATGCAGATATGGTACGTGAACGCTTGCGCCAAATCCAGAAAGAACATAGCACTGGCCAAATTACCGGCGATATAGCAAAGTCGCATGTTGACACTCTTGTACAAGACATCCGTGAAGGACTTCAAAATGGCACAATCGCTCTCAGTCAGGCCGATCGCGATCGCCTTGCAAGCGGCGAGGTGTTGAGCATCGCCGGACTCGTGGCGGTCAGGCAAGAGAGTACGCACGATGAGTGCATGCGGATAACGGCGCCGCTTACAGCGAGCCACTATTTTAACACCGACAGCTGGGGGGGCTGGCTATCAGGGCTTGCGATAGACTCGTTCAATCCCGTAGACACAATGATCGAGCTGATGAATTTGCGGCACAGCTTGGGGCTAGACAAGTACGACGGCGGCCTGGATCCCGAAACGGGCTTACCCCCCTTTCCTCCGTACAGCTTTTGA